The genomic region ggaatgggttttttgatgtactatgccaatgggcttTTGGTATTGGGTAAAATAGGCTTGTGTTGCTTAAGCAATAGTGAAGTAAAGagttttcttactagttctttcccttcAATGCTTTTTGAAGCAACCTgtaaaaaaatcttttaaaatttaatatagttcaatctatccacttttatccaaacaaaaaaaaaaaaatttacataaaagataatcatatagaaaatttataaaaaatttcataCTGCACATTAATTGGattatataaaatttataaaaaaattcaaactaaacaTTAATTGGATTAATAAAATTAGTTGATTTAAGTGGACTTAATATTCTCCTTAATTTAAATCTATTGAATAACAGATATCAGCTTAAAACTGATGCTCtcatattaaacacataaatgaaTATAGATTTTATACGATATCTAGAGAAGATACAAATGGCCACTAAGttgcattaaattaaataaaaatttcaacAGAATAGTCAATCATAAAGTTCAATATACAAATAACCTCAAGCTTTTGTACAGGCAGCTGCGTTATGCCATCAAACATATGATGCGATAGAAATCAAAATTTGAACAAAATAGTCATTTATAAACTTTAATATACAATTAATCTCAAGGTTATAGACAACCAGCTACATTATGACATTAAACATATGGTAAGCGAGACAGAAAAAGATCCATGGCACAGGAAAGAGACTCAAAAAATAAACCCATATACTAACATTATAAGTAGAAACCCTCTTAAAGGACTGACAAAAGATATTAGTAAACTTATGCTTATATACATATCATCCATGCCAAGAAAATATGTGACAAAGCCAGTGACGACAGAAAATACTACCAACACTACAAGACATAAAATAAACCTAAACACACACTCGCTATCATTCTATGGATGCCATAAAAAAAAAGCCATCCTTCCCAACTCATCCCGTACCAGCTAAAAGTTAAACCATACTTATGTACAACACCTAAAAAGTGAAGAAAACGATTACCACCGACCACGAACTAGAGGAAAATAGTCAGAACAAAACATTTTTCCTCGCTTTTCCGGTGGAGGAGAAGCTCTGAAGAGAGGCGTTGAAGAAAGCTTGGCTGTGACGCTTGTAAGCCCAGCTTTCCTAAACACCCAGAACCTCCTGTTGTCATTGGACCAGATTATGCCATTCTCATCTTTATATACCTCAATAGGGGGAAAATCAGAGGCCTTTATCAAACCCTTCTCCATTTGCTGGCAAACCACCATCAAAGACGATGGTTTAGGTATGGCATTCAATAGTGCCTCTAGACTAAAGCCGTTGCTAAAGTCTGGATTTTCATTAATCGAAGAGCTATAGCTCTGGTTGAAGTTCCAGGAAATGGAATCTTGACTAAATCTCACTTCTTGCGGATTCACGTTCACTTCCTCAAAACTCATCTTCCCAGATTATCAAATTCTGCTCTAATTTCCCAAATCGCCTTCGTTGCAGATTAGCAGACCACCCTTGCAAATTTATAGACCCTCGAGAAGGGCGGTTTCTGAAGAGTAAATATGCATCAGTCATTCTTGTCTATCCAAGTTGCTACTTTAATTATTGTACTCTGCTTTGTGTCCAAATGTTATTGCATCGTATTCTGCTTTGTGTCCATTTTGAAAAGAGGAAAGATACATGGTGTACCTGGATATCTCTCGTGACGGTGAGTAGTATTTGTAATATTAAAAAAATCGGTATAATTGTTACTCTTAGGTGTTTTTTAAAATTAAACTGATATAATATCTCTGTAGATATCTCTGTACATTGTACTCTGCTTCCTGTTACTTTTTTAAAATACCGTGTGCTTGAAGACATCTGTGCATTCATTCTGTGTACTACGATGCTCTTTCTAATATTGTAAATTTACCAAAAATAAAACTCGTTATTGAACATTCACGAAGAATTAGCGGACGCCTTCACTTATAGGTTATCATAACTTTGTGGTGACTCTCATGAATATAAACGACGTGAAGAGgggttaaaattaattaattataatgagAAAGAATTACATAGCAAGAAGGGTCGGTAGTTCAGCAGAGGATAGCAAATTACACAGTTTTATCTGCATTTATTAACTGTTTCAACATGTGAGACAAGTCTAAAGGCAACTCATATCTATCTCCTTGCATACAATCAgaaatttattttgatgtttttaatgAGATTTTATATTATATTTGAAAACTTTTTTAGCATTCAATCAAAAATAATATGGGTACCATTTTAGTTTCATTCATAATGATGAGGGAGCCTTGCTTTCAACAAGACTTTGATCCATGGTGGACTCATTAAGAACCATTACACTAGCACACCAAGAGTCTATTGACCTTATTTCATTACTTAAATTTTAGTAATAAAATGACCTCATTTCATTACTTAAATTTTAGTAAAAGACAATAATTTGCAAAAGAGAACATGAATCCAGCTTCTCCCCATCTTGCTTGATTACAAGTATTTCACAATCATGTTGTTGTTTTATGTTATGGGTTAGGGCTCGAGAGTGTGGCTATTTTCATAATGTTTATGTAACATTATATTTTAATTAGTAATATCTGTATTATTCATTAATGATAAATAATTTAATTGGTATTGGTGGTGTTGAtagttttgaaaaaaattaatttaaatagaaAAAAAGATTAAAATTAAATCCTTAAAGAGTGAAAATGTTTGTTtcttaatttatttttgtatttgatttgggatattattttgatatatcaGTACCATTATAATTAATGGATTTTTGTGCAATGTCAAGCTCAAATATAGCTTTGCTTTTACTTAACTATGCTTATTACTTATTCATGTTTTTGTGTGCATGCGATCataatctaattaaattatttaatcattagttgTTTCCCTTATAATCATTAATATATCCAAATCCACAACGTAATCTTATTCTAGCATTGATCTAACCTGATTGTCTAACCCAAAGTCACATTTGCATCGACAGGTCATCCTTGCAACTAGGATCTTCATCCACGTACATGCCAAATTAAAATTAAACATTTGACTCAATACCCTCCTTTAGCATTGTAGTCTCAATCTAACTACACACAAACATTTTCTATTTTGTGTTATCCCGTGCACAGATAGATATTCATTTGCATATACTTTATATGCAAACAATAGAAAAACCATATCTTAATGCAAGGACGCTCAAGAACAATCATTAGCGTCTTATATTCTAAAATCAAACATAAGATCCAACACATGTGAATTTCTTAGCAATCGTTCTAATTCATGCGCATGTTCGAAGGCTGTTATATGTCAAATTATTTTTAAATGTCACCGGCTTGACAAAAAAATTCTTAGAGTGTGAAAGAGAAATAAAATGTCATAGATCAGGTTAATTGTTATAGAATGAGGTCAAATTCCTAACTTAAATTGAAAAGGTTAAATTCAACTTTTACATGATATAAAATAATATTGTGGCTCTAATTTTCATTCACAACTATCTAGAGCATCATTATATTACTAAGGTGCATAAATCTTGTTGTCATTATCAATTGACATTCATTCTATTGTCACAAAGCCATGCAATCTCTATATCTTCATTTACTACTATTTATAGTATGATTGTACTTTCTACTTAATATTTTCTATCAAACTACACACCTATATTTACTCCTAAATTCCTAGGCTAATTTGTATTTAGATacttataataattttattaactCAAGGTTCTTcatattctttattattttattgtacCTAAAAAACTTACCCAGATTTATCTTATAATTAGGATTTTAGATTaacatttatttttaatttcaaaaccTTTCAACTATAATAAATATCATTTCTCTCAATAGTCATTGATACATCTATATCCCAAGATTTTGTGTTTTGTTGCCTAGTTTATCTTTGCCCAACCTACATACCATCGTTTGTAATTAGGTTTTAATTtgcataattaaaatttaatttgggGCTAACATTCCAAGCCATGACAAGTTGTATGTCCTCCTTTGATATCATTTAATTCTTAAATATAATGTTTATACACTTTTATTCTTGTACCTTTTATAAAGCCTAGATCCTTACAACGAGCCTTGTTGTTCAAGATATAAATCACCATTGTCTTCAATTCTTTTCCTCTATCTATGATTTCATCATTGAGGATGACATGTTTATATATTTTGTATGTGATCCCatcatattttatttgttagaCAGATCTGATGCCGAGAGTAAACTAGGAAGgggagaggggtgaattagtttaccatTAGAAATCAGAACTAAtgtatatcaaaaccattaaactggagcataaagaaaccaacacaatgaaggatagaacataAAAGCACAGTatacaaaacaccaatattttgaggtggaaaacccggtaaagggaaaaaccacaatgggaaactgTACAcaaaatcagataatacttctatagcagTATGTGAAATTCTAATAGGGATTACACTTACAGTCaaaccaaccacctagagctcactgccattcaaaaataagtctcactaacttacaaaaacatcggaatacaatccagaaagaatgaactgcgaAAGTAGCATCTcgtaatgcttgatacagttctagttaagcacatatgtctaccctACAATAGAAAAACCTTcatcgaatgatatatcacttgccCGCACATAAACCTTCGtttaataatgcagacataaccatcgatcccatccatgtatcaatatttaaattaaatgaataagtcacctataaatacagatatattatgatttaaattgcaTAGCATGGACTTCAATCAAGTAACCATGGACCagaacaatattatgatttaaattgcatagcatggacctaaatcaagtaaccaaaaaaTTCCATTCACCGGAAACTCCGCTAacaccaaaatccaacatgcttcaccaactagtagaaaccctcagtgaagaaACACAAAAAGtccaaccggatccaaataggaccaccataatagcatgcaAGCCAATGCAAAGTAACCTAACACTCGAAATATGATCAAGAATCActttcaacatgatagaaacttattccataagccaaaccaaaatcatTTGAACAAAACACCAAATATCTCTTACCAGTAAAGTTAACTGATATTGGGAAATACCAACCAAGAACATAAGTGATAATCACTGgagaaccaaaacatgaaccaatagaatattgaaaatgaataaccatctagagtaagcatccaaaacctaTTCCAGAGATCTAATCTTTATGGATCTGAagcatagccaaaaccaagatgatcaccaagactaaccaggataggtcCAATTCAGATAGCCTCCAACTATGATACAgtgttgatattaatgacaacatttaatgaaatccaacatattgccaacaatctcccccttcgacattgatgccaaaattgaatgtgaaaacaatccaagtgccaaggaatgccaacaatctccctcaaagatatgactgattttcacatgaataccacctctccccctttgacatcaatgaaaaaggatggatATTAAACCAGAAATactgaaccaaacaactgactactcccctgagtagtagcatcatctcatcaacccggatcaaAGAAAATACCTGATAAGCTTACCGAATTGATGCATTCTttcatctctaagtctcttctgaaGGCTTAGTAACCCCCAAATAATCTCTAAGATATTTAAAAGTATCTTTAGCTAATGatttagttagaatatctacaatttgctccttAGTAGGaatataaaccaatttgacttccttcgcttcaaccttttccttcaagaaattgtaccttaaAGAAATTTGTTTTAATTTGGAATGAAATGCCAGattatttgacatatcaatagcagcagtattagcaaagtgaataacaataggctcaccATAACTTACCCTTGTATCTTTTAACatgtgtttcatccataaaatatgaATATAGTTGGTAGCAACAGCTACATATTgcgcttcaacagtagataatgaagtacatgattgtttcttgctaacccATGAAACCAATTAATCCATACGAGGtgtttaagccatgtcacaaacccaagcactatggtgcacaacacaaggaaaccaggggcacacaccttgcaacaatccttaatgatctgatcttcagaatgatttagtttcacatacttgggaatctttgaatttttttgatttactgactctttttGTCATTCCTCTTtcatagttgagttttatgataTTACCAGAGTGACAATTTCACTGTTTTGAGCAACTACATACATTGTcggttcaggtctgataaattcatcttctagtcCACAGTCATGTGATCTGATCTTATTACTATtatgttcatccaccttgacatttatgctctttCTTATCCTATTTAATCATTTTTTATAACACATAtatgcttttctctttgtagaataacccaaaaatattccttcatcacttctaggaccaaattttcccaatgcatcatctcttctaatgtaacatttacatCCGAAAATTCTGAAATgtctaacagtaggagtatgaccaacccataattcataaagagtcttactggtatcaccttttatgtgtactttattgaaagtgtatacagttGTAATAATGGCTTTCCTCCAATAAATATCAGATAATTTAGATtatgtcatcatagtccttgttgcatccaatatggttttcttcttcctttccaccaatccattctgttgtggattcctaggtgtagaaagttgtcttatgattccattcttGTCACAAAAGTAGTTGAATTCAGAGGAtataaactcaccaccttgatatgatctcaaacactttatcttcagtcatgtctcagtctcaaccatagctttaaagattttgaatttctcaaaagcttcagttttttctttcaaaaatgctacccacatattctataataataatcaataagaaacataaagtatctatcagcttgaaaaaatttagtccttgtcaatccacatagatcaatatgagtaagatcaataatttcattagatttatcatgtatgcttctaaaacaagttctgacttgcttacctaTTTGACATtatctacataccggattatgaagtttgacaattttgggcaaatctctCACAACCTgcgttgaactgatcttcactatatAATAAAATTTACATAAAACATCCTCCTTTGCCATAACCGGCTTTCATCAATATGAGTAATCAAGCAAgctttctcaccgaagttcaaatgaaagatattttcaTTGGTCTGAGTTCAAAAAGCAATTTCCAGTCCAGatatattgatgatcttacatttcccatccttgaattgtaaatgaaatcctttatccatcatcttacctacacttaaaatattatggtttaagccttcaacataaaaAGTATTATCagtgttagtcttaccatccaactatattgttcccttgcctttgatcctacataccttgttgtctccaaatctgactaatccgCTATCAAATTCTTATAGAGATAGAAATTTTCATGTCACTAGTCATTGATGTGAGCATCAACTTTCagtaacccattcatccttttcttcaattttagcatctaaagccttttcctcagtatgagttgcttcaatgacaggttccggagaatcatccttgatagaaataaaaacCTAGTCCTTATCAGAGGCAACTCCATTACCGCTTccactcacaagttcatcatcatcatcagtaataccaaaatcatcttCACCAGCTTAATAACATgacttatccttattccttttgaatctaggtTTGTTCTGATATTCCAAATTAAGCTTATAACTCTtcaaaaatctttcatgattcctagcaggtCTTTTAgggaatctagaagaaaaatgaccaatcttattgcataaaaaatatttaaaagggacttttccttcatacttatttccaactagtcctttaggaattcttctagtaaTCAGGGCTTCcaaatcttcaagttctctttcttctctttcaatgccctccatatctttagcatacattTCCTTCCAATCTATCCTTTTCTTAtcagaggcagatgctttaaatgcagtcttagttttagtagcactctaatctccaagttcctcaagctcaaaggcAGTCAATTTCCCAACCAGTGCGTCTCTGGTAACAAGGGtccttgacattgtctggagttcatttattgtagtagccttcatcttataagttggaggtagaactctcaaaacCGTTGAccctatctcatcctcactaactgatccaccacaacatttgattcccataacaatctcatttaatctatccatgaaagaacttatcttctcatatttttccatcttcaaagtttcataccttacctggaaaccttcaagttttgaaattttcatagcctggttgccttcataaagagtttcaagatttGTTTAGATTATCTTTGCATTtgccaactctatgacattcaatagcttctcaTCAAATAGGGCGCTTAACAATTCTTATTTAGCTCTAACATTATTTTCAGCCTTCTTTTGTTCATCACCAAGTGCcgatgttccagaattaggatcatgaggtatataatCTTTCTcaactatctcccaaacttcagctccaagacatctgagaagaatcttcatttgctcctatattttgtaatttgtaccatcaaatatgatACTCTCCTTCTAATAGAGATTGAATATATAAGTAGATGCAgttgccattggatctcctcaagtggttgagcttctatagagaggacctcactctgatacaaattgttagacagatctaatatcgggagtaaactgagagggggggtgaattagtttacccTCAGAAATCCAAACTAATGTATATCAAAACTGTTAAATTGGAGCATAAAGAAACCAGCACAATGACATATAGAAcatgaaagcatagtacacacaacaccaatattttgatgtggaaaacccgataaagggaaaaaccatggtgggaaaccctacccacaatcagattatactTCTGCAATAGTGTGTGAAATTACAATGAGGATTGCACTTGACATCAGGCCAATCCCCTAGAGCTCACTAcccatcacaaaaagaagtctcactgactttaaaaaacatcagactacaatctgaaaagaaggaactatgaaagtagcatctcctaatgcttgatatagtttcggttaagcacaaatgccttccctacaatacaaaaaccttcatcgaatgatatatcacttattcacacataaaAATTTCTCTAATAATGctgacataaccatcgatcccatccATGTATCAATATTCAAATTACACGAATAAGTCACcaataaatacatatcatcaaccgtATTGACAAGGTTGACTAAACTCTAAACTCATAAacccataataaaaaaaattacattacatggtatcacctgaccaatattatgatttacattacatagcatggacctaaatcaaataaccAAATAGGTACATTCACCAAAAATTCCGCTAAGACCGAAATCCAATATgcttcaccaaccgatagaaacccttagtgaagaaACACATAAAGTCTA from Cryptomeria japonica chromosome 3, Sugi_1.0, whole genome shotgun sequence harbors:
- the LOC131074547 gene encoding uncharacterized protein LOC131074547 codes for the protein MSFEEVNVNPQEVRFSQDSISWNFNQSYSSSINENPDFSNGFSLEALLNAIPKPSSLMVVCQQMEKGLIKASDFPPIEVYKDENGIIWSNDNRRFWVFRKAGLTSVTAKLSSTPLFRASPPPEKRGKMFCSDYFPLVRGRW